AGAAAGGAGGATGTGTGAGAGCTGAAAAATGAGCAACTCTGAAATAATGGGTGTCTCCCAGGGCTCAGTCATGGGCCCACAACTTTTGAATTTATAAATGATTTTCCTACTGGTGGGAGAGAGGCttctcaattaaaaaaaaccaaagctcCTATTTGAAAGACCAATttcatagtttttatttttaaaaagagagaatttTTAAGTTCTTAGGCATAATCTAAGATCTTAAATTTAAGCCTCTAAAGAAGATTAATGGAGGAATTAATGCAGGACCTTTGTACTATATTTGACAAGAAATTAAATCTGGTTTCTCTGATCCCAGTATGACTTttacagtcaaaaaaaaaaaactttcctgCACCCAAATTATTTAACAGAAAAGCTTAAGAAAATCTTCCCCTGGCATATAaacatgccttttttttttatcactgcaggtgtgaacCCATTGCAAGGTCTTTAGAACAGGAAATTATGATTATAATAATATGAATTTCACAGAAGTCATTCTTGCAACCACAGTATTTTCTTGTCTCCTGTGTTGTTGAAAAGTCATCGCTCTCAGCACTCGTAGGTGTAAGAGAATTTTTATAGTTCTGTGTAGTTGCAATATCTTGTCTTTACTGTACATTGTATcaatttttaagtatttaattagttttactttttataCAGTTTACATTATCTAGCTTTCACATTGATATATTAGGTGAgcatctataaaaaaaaaaattttcccCCTGGCACttataaagtattctgattctgtgTTGAATCTTTAAAACGCTGGTACATCGTAGCTGCAAACCTGACATTACACATCAGCACTGATGCAGCTGCACAggtataaaaactgaaaatggagATGGTCACTTTCTTAGGCTCTGCAAAGATTCAGTGCAGAGGTTTAATTAAGTGTACACAGATACACATAGTTTAAGTAGATGTCAGTGACAACTTTAACcttatgacatcagaatatgtaatttttgttttcattaaactcTGCTCCCGTATGTAGGCACTCGTGAAACAAAGATACACATCAAATATTGCTTACATTTCTTTTTCCAAAGTATAGGGTCAGGATTGTGACCTATATATTTAGAGGATTAAACTAAGATGGGCATTCCTCAGGGTTCATCCGTTTGATTGACCTTCTTGGCCTCCGTAAGCCCGACTTCATTCTCGAGTGATGCCCATCAGTAACTAATGTGATCATGCCGTTCAGAAATCGAGTTTTCTGTGTGCTTTTACATTTCCACTCAGGCAGGTTAGTTATTTATGTATCCCTCGTCCCAATCTTTCATATTGTATGACAGTATGGGCTCAAACATCACCAtctacacacaatcacacacttCACACCCTCATGCAATCAGACTGTGAAAATAATGTCTAAAAAGCCTGTCTGATGGGATCACTGTCACATCCTGAATAGATGGAGTCTACTTTGAAAGGTTCAGTAATTTTTCTCCCTCAAAGGCAGAAGGTCCAGAGGTATTTGGACATTTAAGCTTTCTCTGTAAAAGGCTGTGAACTGTCAAATATTACTGACTGAAATCAAATTAACAGAAAAGAAATCTTTCCAATGAAGGAGAAGGGCTGGCTCAAAGCAAACCAGAGGTGTAGCCATTTTtatctggtttgtttttatacaaacCCAGGACTGTCAGGTAAATATCTCCACACCTGTGGTGTATGTGCATTTATGGTAATGAGTTGAAATGATGTCATGACCATACACCGTACCTGGGTGTTTCTCCTGCACAACAGTTGGTCTGCATGCAGTCAAAATCAATAAATCTCTGTCAGCCTATTAAAGAAATCTAttcattttcttgttatttctgACCATTTGATTAACAAAATGAGCATTACACCTTAGTAAATGATATCCAAATTAAGAGGAATCCTGCTGATCTtccatttggctctggctgaaaaCCCATTTCCGCTGCTGGAATAATCAGTTTAAACCAAGCCGCATTTTCTCCatcaaagaaattaaaaagatTAAAGCTCGTTCCCGACTATGTCATTTGTAGTTGACCGAAACGTGTCAAAAGCCATATTCAAAGACAAATTTGACCTCTTCTACGTTTCTGTGGTGTTGAATTACAACCGTTTTGATGTGTTAGGCAAACAGATGAAagactaaattaaaaaaagactgtGCCTTTTTAGCTTGATGGGGTTAATTACTGTGAACCGCACAGGAATTTCTTCACAGCAGACATTTACACTTGTCATGTGGGAAATGCACAGGTGTAATTAATATAAAAGAAGACTGTCAGAAAGGAGACGGTAGATGAGCAGCGTACACAACAGGATCCATTAGTAATGCTAGATACCTTACAAATGTGCAATTAGCACGAGGAAATGCTAAGCTTTTACTCCAGAAACCTTTCAAAGCATCAAACTGCACATAAGAGCAAAACTTAGATGATAAAAGGAAATCAGAGTTCCAACTcttacaaacacagacacgGTCAAGTTTGTGGGACCAAATTCATTTGCAATGAATGAAGCAGAGGAAAATGCACTGAAAAATGATGAAATTGTGTAACACGGGAGTAAACAGAGTCAAAAATCTAAACTTTAATGATCATCACTGCCCTCCTCTGAGTTTAAAAAGGCATTACGGCTGAGAAGAACCCAAACTGTCACTTCCATTAATAAAAGGCTGCTAAATTAAGCCACTTTTGGGATTTTCATTTGCAGTCTACTGAAGGACAAACTCACCCACACACAGCTACAGAAGAGTCATTTATTACTCCATTAGAAGAAATACAAAGATGGCAGAGAAACTCTGATCACATTAGTCCTCTGAAAATATAGAAATACCGAATGCTGCTTCTTGCACGAGGAAAATCCCGTCATCGAGATGAATGGTGACTACTGCAGAGTAAAAGGAGAGGGGAGCCACCGATGGAGATAGCCGGCTAGTATTAATTTCTagattcacattttaatttgctACAACGGGGCTATTGAAAACATGAGACACCAAAGGAGTACTTCTCAAAGCAGGGCCAAAAAGTCCAGCACTTTGAGGTTCAGGGTCTTTATTGTCTTTCTGGATAACCGCGCAGATGCTCTTGAGGCTACGTCACAATTCTCCTAGCAACCGTTGCCCATTTCCTCACCGGATGAGCGCTAATAATAGCCACATTCAAGACATAACAATTAGGTTACAGCACTTGTACTGGACACGTCAACAGGTGAATGAGACGGTGACATAGTGTAGTCAGCTAATCAGCCTCGTCTTCCATTAAACAGTAAATCAACTCAATACCGATTGTTTTCTTTAGCTCTCTGGCCGTGAACCTGCCTTAGTTGCCCAACTTGAATTTGATAAGCCTAAATTTTAAGTTGCTTGTTGGTTTTCTGTGGACTCTGTTTCCCTCTACGCTCTAGTATTGCTGGTTCTCCTCACTCCACAACCGGTAAATATATATGACATGTGATTAAGTTAGCAGAggttggggggaaaaaaaacagaagcaaagcATGGTGTACTAGTTGAATTTGCCCTGAGCTCCACCCACCACTGACAACAACAACTAGACAGCCTGTGACAGCTCTGGGCATGACAAGACCCAGAGGTGAAAACGAGCCTATCAATCCTGTCCACTAAGCAAAACCAAATCTcataaatacttttatatttccTCCAGAGGATACAGTTTTCACTAATAAAGTAATCCACATTTGATATAAGACACATTCAAGTACTTCCATTTACTTTGAGGAACCGATATTTAATTCAGAAAGCCATGAGAGCTGCAGTTACACTGAGCTCCAGGAGCAGTGCCTCATGATTTTTCGATGTgctgtgtgtgcgagtgtgtttgtgtgtgagctgCAGAAGtgctgggtgtgtgtgtgtgtgtgtgtttggtaaAGTCCAGTCCTTGGTGCGTTCCTGTCCAGTCTACATTTGGCTGAGGAAATGAGCGCGTCCGTTCTCTTCCAGACGGCGGGTGAGGATCTCGCAGCCGGTTTCCGTCACCAGCAGGGTGTGTTCGAACTGAGCCGAGCGCTTCCCATCTCTGGTCACCGCCGTCCAGCCGTCTGGCCACGTCTCATCTTGCCAGCCACCTGAGAcattacacacacgcacacgatTTCTGACTTTGGCTTACACAACGTCAATTTAGCAAAGTCGACAAAACAAAGCCTCTGAGCTATGCAATGACTCACTGTTTACCTGTGAGATAGTTAAAGGTTTTAAAGTGTAATGACCCATTTTGGAGCCTGACTGGCTTTACACAATTTTACCCTGTAAGAATCTGTTAATAGTCTCAGCTTTGCTCAGTCTATGCTCGACTGTGAAGGTGATTTCTGAAGGCAATTTGGTCATTTTGCTTTAAGATGAGCTGATTAGATAAAACGATTTGGTTTCTTTAAAGGCTTCTGTTCCTAAAAACCAAGCAAAACACCATTTATGGTGTATTATGAGAACAACACTGCAATAAAGCtgcaaacagaaacaagaatTCCAATGTTTAACTTGACATAGTATTCTAGTTTTAGTCGCTTGAACTATGTAGTTTGCAAATTGTCTAATTAAGGCAGTTTTCTAACATATTCATTTGATCTATTTCTGTAAAGATTATTATTCATACAAAGGTTACACTCACCTTCACATATCATGGGCTCAATGGTGAACACATGGCCAGGCTTCATAACACCAACTGCTTTGTTTTCTGGGAAATTAAGGAGAACATAAATCATGCACTTTTGAGTAATTAATGCTAACACATTCAGCGCTACCCGTGGGAGTTACTCACTGGCATAGTGCGGCACATTGGGAGCCGTGTGGAATAGTCTGTGGATGCCGTGGCCGCAGTAGCTGCGCACCACGGAGAAGCCGTTGGCCTGAGCGTGCTTCTGGATGATGTTACCCAGCTCTCTGTAGCGAATGCCAGGCTTCACTGAGGAAGCAAACAACACAGGGCTTAGTTTATTTCCTGAACCACACACACTAATGTAACTATTTGACATGGAAAACTATGTTGTTTCTACGTAAATGTTTCAAAATATAAAGTATTTTCCTATTTCAGGTTCACAAAGATAATGTTGTGTTTGCCTTCAGCAGTCAATTGAATATCTTTGACTATTAACTGGACAAAACAAGACCTCTGAAGAGACTGTGGGAAAAGAggatctgcttttatttttatcgcGCAGACCAGAAAATAGAAATGTGATTAGCTGATAATCTTCCATAATGCATGATGTTCCTCAGCAGATGGTGCATCCCAGTTGCCATGCACATGTAGATAATCAGAATTTGCAATATCCTGGCCACTTTAAGGATTGCAGTTCACAAACTGATGGGTCACTGAGGAATGACCCATCAATTTCGGCTTGCTCTGAAATGTAAGTGCTCTCTGGTGGCCGAACTCTGCTATGACAACACCTCTAATGCAAATTCTTGTTATTCAATGACCTCAATATATTGATACCAATAATCCTAATAAGCTAATACTGGCTGATTTAGCCAAAGCTGTGTCTTTGATTAAACAAGGGTAGATAACATAACGTCCATCACATCAACACAAAACACCACCATCACTGTAAAATGTTAGAAAGACAGAAAGTGAGCCTACCAGAATCAATGGCTTGCATAAGGCATTCATACGTAGTCTGAACCAGTTTCTTTGCTCCTTCGTCCACATCTCCAACAAAGAAGGTTTCATTGAGGTCGCCATGGAAACCATTGTGGTACACAGTGATGTCCACTGCGTGAGCGTGGGAAGACAAATATGTCAGAACCCTTGTGTCAGATGACAAACCGAATTCTTTTATGTTTAACACAAAGGAAGCAATATTATGAATGACCTGCCAAGAGCAGTTAATAACAGGCGCTAGCAAGTTTTCAGAAAACACGTATCCATTTGCAAGGCAATACAAAATatccttttattaaaaaattgcTGATAAAATTGGAAGTGCCAGTTTGCAAACTGGGACTTTTCCCCACTTGAGGAAAAATATAGACAGCAGAGAATCTGACTGGCAAAGCCCCACTGGTAGAGGTTAATGAAACTATTTGTCTTGTCGGGCCACGCAGCGAGAGATGAGTTGTTGGCAAGTACTCCATCAGACGCTCTGAGGGGAGTGGCGGATAGAAGACGTCGCcttagcagaaatattcatAAAGAGGCTAAAATTGGCCAAACTCCTGCTGATACCATTTCGGGATCTCGGTACAATCATTTGTCATCCCAATCCCCCCCTCCTCACCTCAAACATTTACCAACATACAAACTCAAGCATTCACAGAACTTTGCTAGACATTGGGaatatgaatacatttttaaacactgtAGTATTAAAGTTCCCTGGAGATTAAAGCACACGATGGCAGTAAAGCAGGAACAGATATGACAAGACATGTGAGGCAGTGAACACACCATTGAGGATATCTCCTTCTTGCAGGGGTCTTCTGTCTGGGATGCCGTGGCAGATGACTTCGTTAACAGACGTGCAGCAGGATTTGGGAAAATTGTAGTAGTTGAGAGGGGAGGGGTAGCAGTTCCTTGCTAAACAGGCCTGTCGGGACAAAGTGTGTACGTTACAGAGATGGCAGCAGTGCAACAACAGAGTACAAATGTAAATGTATGACAAATATTGAAGATCAACaatccattttaaatgagttcATTTGATATATTTAACAGTTCAAACCTAAGTGCTTAAGTTGCTTACATGGCTGGCGCTGACATGTGGATGCACTATAATGAGCCATAATGCGAGTTTGTGTTTAGTGGATCCAAAAATGAGGCATTGTGTCATGTTTCAAAACAACGCACCAGATGCACGGCGTGGTCAATTTCTTCTGTTGTAACACCTGGTTTCACCATCACGGCTGCAATGTCCAGAACTTCTCTTGCCAGCTGCAAATAGCACACATGTCAAAATCGCACTGCAATAAAAGGTAAGCTAGAAATGCACGCCTTGAAAGCAGACAGTCAATACTGATTGCTACCTTGCATACAACTCTCATGCCCTCAATGTCCTCGGGGGAAAGAGTCTTGATCTGTGACGTCCCCTTCAAGAACTGCTCGGACTCAGACATCCCTACGGGACGGAAACAAGGACAGACAACTGGCATCACTCACACGTCAATACTCAGTGAAACTGATGAGCTCATTCAGCCAGGATCTTGCAATAGCAGCTGCTGTCAGTCTATCAATTTCCAGACTGTCACTGCTGGATTTACATTCTCCtgattgattttgtttttccgTCACAAGTGACAACTAAATAAATCATCTGTTACTGAGAAGGCACAAGGCATTGTTATTCATACTATAATTTTTACAGTTACACTGTAATTGGTGCAACTGTAACTATCACCCCATGCAAGAATGTAGATACTTAAATAAAGGCAATCATGTTAATCCATACTGTCCTATGAGCTTTACCTTCAGTTGTCTCTGACTCCTCGCAGCTTCAACAAGTTACAGTACACAATTAATCCACCTCTAGACCATCAGAAAGCAGTGATTTAGTTTCAGTACAAACCACTGTGTAAGAACAGGGAACatctggaaaaataaataaaaaacactacTCTCTATAGCAGAAGGCAAATCTACTCTCAGAAAGCCATGGCTAAAGTCTAAGCCCAGGGTGCGCTCTCATGATAAAAGTTTAATCACTACAAACAGGTATTCCTTGTTTTAGGACATGAACGTTGTTTTTGATATATCAGAGGAATAGTGAAGAACTACTGATGGTAGCACAGGAGTGCCACCTGGTTTAGTTTTGGTACTTTTAATGTGAAATCCTTgtgatgtttaattttttactgCTTGTACAGCTACAGTCTGTGCAGAGGAGCTGCAAGGTataaatctgaaaaataaaCTCACCTCAGGTATGACCTCATGTATAATCATGAGGACCGAtagtagggctgttcgatataacgatatatatcggaggacgatataaaaacgtctatcgtttcattttacgctattgtttgtttcgtggtgtcgtaaaacaaactgtttacagcaatattttttcatcgttttgatgttcactgtagtggctagattaatttcttaaagttctctcttcctcttatatttaatataaccacactacggacggacaagcgcctgtttttacgtgttgtcgttagcaacaatgatGGCAAAACCATCGTGTGGCTCTGCTGTccgcttgtttgttttccacgtaaacctttcacaataaagctcaagatcctgttgagacctttaaaaataaactgaatcacatgaaagagtatgcagagagtttacggatgagaagcaaaaaagagccgccaggtgctaaaaaataaaccttagtctcaaattttgaaagaaaatggtGGCCGTTACAACTTCTGTCTAAAAACGTATAGCTTCATGCAttggttaaaacactcgactccaggtacacgacgcccagctggaaacacttcacgcaagtcgagctgcccgagattcacagagtttccagaaaatgttacatttttgtgatttatatcgttgtcaggacgataaatgtcttatatcgggatatgagattttcgtcatatcgcacagccctaaccAATAGTATATTTAAATCCACTACAAAACCAAACCATCTTTCTCACAATATCAACAAAAATCACAAGTGTAAAAGTAGAATTGCATCAGATTGCAGTCTGTGTCTATTAGTTTGCACTGGTgttcctaataaagtgtcctGAGTGCATATCAAGTTGAACTGTTTTGATATTTTGCCAGCTTCAGCCCTAAACATCTAACAAGCATGAACGCATCTTGTGCTGCTATGAATAACTAGCCACTCCTATAAAGACTACACTACAGCTTCAGCACCTGAGGAGAGGCAGGGTCTAATGACACTCACACCGTCGGCTCAGAAGAACAAAGCTCGGCAGCTTCTGTTATATGGAGAACAACAAAAGTGCAGGTCTCAGTGCAGCAGGTCAGCTTGGTAACGACCAATCCAACAAGATCCCAACATTTTTATTGGACTGCAAAATGCATACAAATATCTGTTGGTCAAAGCACCCGTGTCATCAATAATTCGCTGGTCCATAATTTATTAACTCGACCAGATGAATGCTGGATGAACGTGAACAGTTGCCTAGCAACACAGACATGAGACAGATTAGTGTTTGAATCAAATGCAGATGTCCTTTTGACCTGAAGAGGCCACAGTTTGACAAAGCAAATCAATTGGACTTACTAACGCTTTGATACACCTGTTCTGAGAAGAAGCGAAGTATGAGAAAAGGACAGTGTGTACATTATGTTTTCATAATGAAAATCACTGCTG
This is a stretch of genomic DNA from Pelmatolapia mariae isolate MD_Pm_ZW linkage group LG16_19, Pm_UMD_F_2, whole genome shotgun sequence. It encodes these proteins:
- the metap1 gene encoding methionine aminopeptidase 1 isoform X2 → MASTEARRECETEGCSKDAKLQCPTCIKLGIQGSYFCSQECFKGSWASHKLLHKKAKEEKNQNESKNCVEKEINTDPWPGYRYTGKLHPHYPLTPMRPVPGDIQRPDYADHPRGMSESEQFLKGTSQIKTLSPEDIEGMRVVCKLAREVLDIAAVMVKPGVTTEEIDHAVHLACLARNCYPSPLNYYNFPKSCCTSVNEVICHGIPDRRPLQEGDILNVDITVYHNGFHGDLNETFFVGDVDEGAKKLVQTTYECLMQAIDSVKPGIRYRELGNIIQKHAQANGFSVVRSYCGHGIHRLFHTAPNVPHYAKNKAVGVMKPGHVFTIEPMICEGGWQDETWPDGWTAVTRDGKRSAQFEHTLLVTETGCEILTRRLEENGRAHFLSQM
- the metap1 gene encoding methionine aminopeptidase 1 isoform X3; protein product: MATSASVSSDCIDPHSEAAELCSSEPTVCEESETTEGMSESEQFLKGTSQIKTLSPEDIEGMRVVCKLAREVLDIAAVMVKPGVTTEEIDHAVHLACLARNCYPSPLNYYNFPKSCCTSVNEVICHGIPDRRPLQEGDILNVDITVYHNGFHGDLNETFFVGDVDEGAKKLVQTTYECLMQAIDSVKPGIRYRELGNIIQKHAQANGFSVVRSYCGHGIHRLFHTAPNVPHYAKNKAVGVMKPGHVFTIEPMICEGGWQDETWPDGWTAVTRDGKRSAQFEHTLLVTETGCEILTRRLEENGRAHFLSQM
- the metap1 gene encoding methionine aminopeptidase 1 isoform X1, with the translated sequence MASTEARRECETEGCSKDAKLQCPTCIKLGIQGSYFCSQECFKGSWASHKLLHKKAKEEKNQNESKNCVEKEINTDPWPGYRYTGKLHPHYPLTPMRPVPGDIQRPDYADHPREAAELCSSEPTVCEESETTEGMSESEQFLKGTSQIKTLSPEDIEGMRVVCKLAREVLDIAAVMVKPGVTTEEIDHAVHLACLARNCYPSPLNYYNFPKSCCTSVNEVICHGIPDRRPLQEGDILNVDITVYHNGFHGDLNETFFVGDVDEGAKKLVQTTYECLMQAIDSVKPGIRYRELGNIIQKHAQANGFSVVRSYCGHGIHRLFHTAPNVPHYAKNKAVGVMKPGHVFTIEPMICEGGWQDETWPDGWTAVTRDGKRSAQFEHTLLVTETGCEILTRRLEENGRAHFLSQM